A genomic segment from Leucoraja erinacea ecotype New England chromosome 39, Leri_hhj_1, whole genome shotgun sequence encodes:
- the LOC129714431 gene encoding heme-binding protein 2-like isoform X1, which translates to MYWMRLILFLLFGPMEISNSNNSRPVHCKERKECFNYELICEISGYEVRHYKASKWIATNVTSFFMEFASYEGFTKLFHYIQGKNEEGKKIDMTAPVLLKIPENERIMEIKNYTIHILLPAIFHENPPTPIDSDVYIIDLPEMYAFVKSFGGWLLTWNSKFYSSRLKAQLSKADRKFVSGYYYGAGYNSSEEVEVEDKEWGPMTLIDRHNEVWYVAEGTPVCSTSDPDLAI; encoded by the exons AT GTATTGGATGAGACTGATTCTATTTCTGTTATTTGGTCCGATGGAAATTTCGAACAG CAATAACTCTAGACCAGTTCACTGCAAAGAACGAAAAGAATGTTTCAATTATGAACTGATTTGCGAAATCTCAGGTTATGAG GTCCGTCATTATAAAGCATCAAAGTGGATAGCAACCAACGTTACAAGTTTTTTTATGGAATTCGCCAGCTACGAAGGATTCACAAAGCTCTTTCATTACATCCAAGGAAAAAACGAAGAAG GCAAGAAAATTGACATGACAGCTCCTGTTCTGCTTAAGATACCTGAAAATGAAAGAATAATGGAAATCAAGAACTACACTATACACATTTTGTTGCCAGCTATTTTTCACGAAAATCCCCCAACACCCATTGACTCTGAC GTTTATATTATTGATTTACCAGAGATGTATGCTTTCGTGAAATCCTTTGGGGGCTGGTTACTGACATGGAATTCAAAATTCTATTCCTCAAGACTGAAAGCACAACTGAGTAAAGCTGACCGGAAATTTGTCTCCGGCTATTATTATGGTGCTGGCTACAACAG CTCAGAAGAGGTGGAAGTTGAAGATAAAGAGTGGGG CCCTATGACATTAATTGATCGGCACAATGAAGTGTGGTATGTCGCAGAAGGAACTCCAGTATGTTCAACCTCAGACCCTGACTTGGCCATATAG
- the LOC129714431 gene encoding heme-binding protein 2-like isoform X2, translating to MYWMRLILFLLFGPMEISNSNNSRPVHCKERKECFNYELICEISGYEVRHYKASKWIATNVTSFFMEFASYEGFTKLFHYIQGKNEEGKKIDMTAPVLLKIPENERIMEIKNYTIHILLPAIFHENPPTPIDSDVYIIDLPEMYAFVKSFGGWLLTWNSKFYSSRLKAQLSKADRKFVSGYYYGAGYNSPMTLIDRHNEVWYVAEGTPVCSTSDPDLAI from the exons AT GTATTGGATGAGACTGATTCTATTTCTGTTATTTGGTCCGATGGAAATTTCGAACAG CAATAACTCTAGACCAGTTCACTGCAAAGAACGAAAAGAATGTTTCAATTATGAACTGATTTGCGAAATCTCAGGTTATGAG GTCCGTCATTATAAAGCATCAAAGTGGATAGCAACCAACGTTACAAGTTTTTTTATGGAATTCGCCAGCTACGAAGGATTCACAAAGCTCTTTCATTACATCCAAGGAAAAAACGAAGAAG GCAAGAAAATTGACATGACAGCTCCTGTTCTGCTTAAGATACCTGAAAATGAAAGAATAATGGAAATCAAGAACTACACTATACACATTTTGTTGCCAGCTATTTTTCACGAAAATCCCCCAACACCCATTGACTCTGAC GTTTATATTATTGATTTACCAGAGATGTATGCTTTCGTGAAATCCTTTGGGGGCTGGTTACTGACATGGAATTCAAAATTCTATTCCTCAAGACTGAAAGCACAACTGAGTAAAGCTGACCGGAAATTTGTCTCCGGCTATTATTATGGTGCTGGCTACAACAG CCCTATGACATTAATTGATCGGCACAATGAAGTGTGGTATGTCGCAGAAGGAACTCCAGTATGTTCAACCTCAGACCCTGACTTGGCCATATAG